A single window of Cydia strobilella chromosome 18, ilCydStro3.1, whole genome shotgun sequence DNA harbors:
- the LOC134749684 gene encoding nose resistant to fluoxetine protein 6-like, producing MKFLLLMFLVHQSSGVIYHLNFTEYVKMPELYHMDDYDTCIVEPGGTYCLFDADIYSKDNSELMQMIKEYTAYDVKHYNHTVVHRALCVQKTCKEFMQNRSLENEEDLNAVLEECVDAELWKGYKLNARLSEITYCKKHGEKSSLSIGDYVVGGVYLILIILNAAGTSYDILKGEKTGNPYLMAFSMRKNWRKLVAPSGQGPEPRLNRLKLFNGLRALTMICVFFSHTALVLAYTYLENPYYIETSYDDPSKYILFNGNLVTYTFFVMSGFLLAFNFELHAEKHRISLWDWPKGMLMRWLRLTPIYALVMFTVMTLMRHLGDGPLWPHVVTSEAVACNQYWWAHLLYINNYIFDDSHCFPQSWYLAADTQLFGLGLLVCILFRKPRAQIIALTVMLIVALAIPAAHLYFQQNLGAVVHLSPETYRSLFRFNDTFRIIFVAGHTNMSTYSLGIAGGLLTYHLLKNEKSVSQKLQVSWTTLTYRSLFRFNDTFRIIFVVGHTNMSTYALGIAGGLLTYHLLKNEKSVSQKLQVSWTTLSTENIHTHRTYRSLFRFNDTFRIIFVVGHTNMSTYALGIAGGLLTYHLLKNEKSVSQKLQKYPWIMWMTFPVGVGTILSGGIFYMDGYEPSTLLKIIYGATHKPLFQCIIIFIIIACIFKVETVYRGILEWRGFTWMGRASYAGFLMHSLFQRGLVGSQRLPSYMSDYNIMVLLAATIFLAFASGALLWVTVESPLATVTKTMLSPPRKNRPLRQEAETEDAKGKDFTTKV from the exons atgaaGTTTTTACTGCTGATGTTCCTTGTTCATCAGTCTTCGGgcgttatttatcatttaaatt TTACGGAGTACGTCAAAATGCCGGAGCTATATCACATGGATGACTATGACACGTGCATTGTGGAGCCGGGGGGGACTTACTGCCTTTTCGACGCCGATATCTACTCGAAAGACAACTCCGAACTAATGCAAATGATAAAG GAATACACAGCCTATGACGTCAAGCATTATAACCATACAGTAGTCCATCGAGCGTTGTGCGTACAGAAAACTTGTAAAGAATTCATGCAGAACAGGAGTTTAGAAAATGAGGAGGATCTAAATGCCGTCCTTGAGGAGTGCGTGGACGCTGAGCTGTGGAAAGGATACAAGCTTAATGCcag GTTATCCGAAATAACATACTGCAAAAAACACGGCGAAAAGAGTTCCCTCAGCATTGGAGACTACGTGGTCGGAGGTGTCTATCTGATATTGATCATTTTGAACGCGGCTGGGACATCATACGACATCCTAAAGGGCGAGAAAACAG GGAACCCGTACTTAATGGCGTTTTCCATGCGCAAAAACTGGCGTAAGCTGGTGGCGCCCAGCGGACAGGGCCCCGAGCCCAGGCTCAACAGGCTCAAGCTTTTCAACGGCCTGAG GGCGCTGACGATGATTTGCGTGTTTTTCTCCCACACGGCTCTGGTACTTGCATACACCTACCTCGAGAATCCTTATTACATCGAAACG TCATACGATGATCCTTCAAAATACATCCTGTTCAACGGCAACCTGGTGACGTACACGTTCTTCGTGATGTCCGGGTTCCTGCTGGCGTTCAACTTTGAGCTGCACGCTGAGAAGCACCGAATCAGTCTGTGGGACTGGCCTAAGGGCATGCTGATGCGGTGGCTGAg ATTGACTCCAATCTATGCCCTGGTCATGTTCACCGTAATGACCCTGATGCGGCACCTGGGTGACGGGCCCCTGTGGCCCCACGTGGTAACCAGCGAAGCCGTCGCCTGCAACCAGTACTGGTGGGCGCACTTACTCTACATCAACAATTACATCTTCGACGATTCGCATTGCTTCCCGCAGAGCTG GTATCTGGCAGCGGACACGCAACTCTTCGGTCTGGGGCTGCTCGTGTGCATCCTGTTCCGGAAGCCGCGTGCGCAGATTATCGCGCTGACTGTCATGCTGATCGTGGCGCTGGCCATCCCTGCCGCGCATCTGTACTTCCAGCAGAACTTGGGGGCTGTGGTGCATCTATCTCCTGA AACATACCGCTCCCTCTTCCGGTTCAACGACACATTTCGCATCATCTTTGTGGCCGGGCACACGAACATGTCCACGTACTCGCTGGGCATCGCTGGCGGCCTGCTCACCTACCACTTGCTCAAGAACGAGAAGAGCGTCTCTCAGAAGCTGCAGGTTAGTTGGACAACACT aacgTACCGCTCCCTCTTCCGGTTCAACGACACATTCCGCATCATCTTTGTGGTCGGGCACACGAACATGTCTACGTACGCGCTGGGCATCGCTGGCGGCCTGCTCACCTACCACTTGCTCAAGAACGAGAAGAGCGTCTCTCAGAAGCTGCAGGTTAGTTGGACAACACTGTCCACAGaaaacatacacacacacagaaCGTACCGCTCCCTCTTCCGGTTCAACGACACATTCCGCATCATCTTTGTGGTCGGGCACACGAACATGTCTACGTACGCGCTGGGCATCGCTGGCGGCCTGCTCACCTACCACTTGCTCAAGAACGAGAAGAGCGTCTCTCAGAAGCTGCAG AAATACCCATGGATCATGTGGATGACGTTCCCAGTCGGCGTTGGCACCATCTTGTCCGGTGGTATCTTCTACATGGACGGCTACGAACCCTCGACCCTCTTAAAGATCATCTACGGCGCCACCCACAAGCCCCTGTTCCAGTGTATTATCATCTTTATTATCATTGCCTGCATCTTTAAGGTTGAAA CCGTGTACCGCGGCATACTGGAGTGGCGCGGCTTCACGTGGATGGGACGTGCGTCGTACGCCGGTTTCCTAATGCACTCGTTGTTCCAGCGCGGTCTGGTCGGCTCGCAGAGACTGCCTTCCTACATGTCAGACTACAACATC ATGGTGCTCCTAGCCGCCACTATATTCCTGGCGTTTGCCTCAGGCGCGCTGCTTTGGGTGACGGTGGAGTCCCCCCTGGCCACAGTCACTAAGACCATGCTGTCCCCGCCCAGAAAGAACAGGCCACTCAGACAGGAAGCTGAGACGGAAGATGCGAAGGGAAAAGATTTTACAACCAAAGTATAG